A window of Sinomonas terrae contains these coding sequences:
- a CDS encoding lipoyl protein ligase domain-containing protein, with protein sequence MSEEAFGSGPVALVQDGRPRAGRADMELVHSGLASLARGARGELNVARPAPTAAFSRRDSMLDGHPVAQAWLESKGFAPIIRPVGGHLAVYGPGDLVIHLWAPHPEARSHIRHRFRLFGEALARSLQGLGVDAQVGPVPGEYCTGEFSVNDSGRTKLAGTGQRITKHGYLFSAVVMVEDASPARSVLGEAYGMLGLDFREESVGCVADSAPGATVGDLREAVVDELSRILPLGSNSALPSDFPDRYREAEPAAGRLAAASGGRNAP encoded by the coding sequence ATGAGCGAGGAGGCATTCGGGAGCGGCCCGGTGGCGCTGGTCCAGGACGGGCGTCCAAGGGCAGGCCGGGCGGACATGGAGCTCGTGCATTCCGGTCTGGCCTCCCTCGCCCGGGGCGCACGTGGCGAGCTCAACGTTGCCAGGCCCGCCCCGACGGCAGCGTTCAGCCGGAGGGACTCCATGCTCGACGGCCACCCGGTTGCCCAGGCGTGGCTGGAATCCAAGGGATTCGCGCCGATCATCCGCCCGGTCGGGGGGCATCTCGCGGTCTACGGCCCCGGAGACCTCGTCATCCACCTGTGGGCACCCCACCCCGAGGCCCGATCCCACATCCGCCACCGCTTCCGGCTCTTCGGGGAAGCCCTCGCCCGGTCCCTGCAGGGCCTCGGAGTCGACGCACAGGTGGGCCCCGTCCCCGGCGAATACTGCACCGGTGAGTTCAGCGTCAACGACTCCGGGCGGACCAAGCTGGCCGGAACCGGCCAGCGGATCACCAAGCACGGCTACCTCTTCAGCGCCGTGGTGATGGTGGAGGACGCAAGCCCGGCCCGCAGCGTGCTGGGCGAGGCCTACGGGATGCTCGGCCTGGACTTCCGGGAAGAGTCCGTGGGATGCGTAGCCGACTCGGCCCCCGGTGCGACCGTCGGGGACCTCCGGGAGGCTGTCGTCGACGAACTGTCCAGAATCCTCCCCCTGGGATCGAACTCCGCCCTCCCGTCCGATTTCCCCGACCGCTACCGAGAGGCCGAGCCCGCAGCAGGCCGGCTCGCCGCTGCTTCAGGAGGACGCAATGCCCCTTGA